From Woronichinia naegeliana WA131, the proteins below share one genomic window:
- a CDS encoding IS1 family transposase — MSILKKSSMKILNDVGLCQEKEDALFKKNCPHCYSENVKIHSHYQTKGNGERKMFICQECSSCFAETYGSVIAGLETPLSEIVKVLKARMEGIGLNAAARAFGYAKTTILNWEKKLSGLQETLFLYALVNEFVKLVIEGDELYTKVGKNKEASASKGWTIVLMDRASRFIWHLKCGRKEQKLFLEAMMTVAELFERSAESLQLFTDGEKRYSQLLFDICHEVLRTGKRGRPTKVLPKGLVLRLKNKSSKRRDSEGKLKKVETPKPEHPETTEKPEEKDVHANHVEAFNSAIRRYLAAFRRRTNTYAKSVVGLQRVLDIFWMVHNFVRSHFTTKKVPAVALGIIEKGLTWEDLLQIRLIS, encoded by the coding sequence ATGTCAATATTAAAGAAAAGCTCTATGAAAATCCTGAATGATGTTGGCTTGTGCCAAGAAAAAGAGGATGCCTTATTCAAGAAAAACTGTCCTCATTGCTATAGTGAAAACGTAAAAATACATTCTCATTATCAAACGAAAGGTAACGGGGAACGTAAAATGTTCATTTGTCAAGAATGTAGTTCTTGTTTTGCTGAGACTTATGGTAGCGTAATCGCTGGCTTAGAAACCCCATTAAGTGAAATTGTAAAAGTATTAAAAGCCAGAATGGAAGGAATAGGATTAAATGCAGCAGCTCGAGCATTCGGCTACGCGAAAACAACAATATTGAATTGGGAAAAGAAATTATCAGGATTACAAGAGACATTATTTTTATACGCCTTAGTGAATGAATTTGTTAAATTAGTAATAGAAGGGGATGAACTATACACAAAAGTTGGAAAAAATAAAGAAGCAAGTGCCTCTAAGGGGTGGACAATCGTGCTCATGGACAGGGCTAGCCGCTTTATTTGGCATTTAAAATGTGGTCGAAAAGAGCAGAAATTATTTCTAGAAGCAATGATGACGGTAGCGGAATTATTTGAAAGGAGTGCAGAATCTCTCCAGTTATTTACAGATGGAGAAAAGCGATATAGTCAACTGCTATTTGATATTTGTCACGAAGTATTAAGGACTGGAAAGCGAGGTCGTCCCACCAAAGTATTACCGAAGGGTCTTGTGCTAAGACTAAAAAATAAGAGTAGTAAACGTCGAGATTCTGAGGGTAAACTAAAGAAAGTAGAAACTCCGAAACCAGAACATCCAGAGACAACAGAAAAACCAGAAGAAAAGGACGTCCATGCCAACCACGTTGAGGCATTTAATAGTGCTATCCGACGCTATTTAGCCGCCTTTCGTCGTCGTACAAATACTTATGCTAAATCTGTTGTGGGATTACAGCGAGTCCTAGATATTTTCTGGATGGTTCATAACTTTGTTCGCAGCCATTTTACGACGAAAAAAGTTCCTGCTGTAGCTCTCGGTATAATTGAAAAAGGGTTAACTTGGGAGGACTTACTCCAAATTCGCCTGATTTCTTGA
- a CDS encoding DUF1214 domain-containing protein, protein MQTDQQFPSVGSQTKGLLVNADGSVDIYFGPKPPAGKENNWVQTIPETGWNTILRLYGPLEPWFDKTWRPGEIELLK, encoded by the coding sequence ATTCAGACGGATCAACAGTTTCCCAGTGTCGGTAGTCAGACTAAGGGGCTTTTGGTTAATGCCGATGGTTCTGTGGATATCTATTTCGGGCCGAAACCGCCTGCTGGCAAGGAGAATAATTGGGTACAGACGATTCCTGAAACGGGTTGGAACACGATTCTTCGGCTTTATGGCCCGCTTGAGCCTTGGTTTGACAAGACTTGGCGACCAGGGGAAATCGAGTTATTGAAATAG
- a CDS encoding DMT family transporter, protein MKESALLTSLMLVGVAFIWGGTFIAGRHLSVNTPPLLSASIRFLIASVTLSFFLPNKQNKSLLNKNTKIRIFFLGLTGIFFYNICFFYGFQFISASRGSLIVALNPAGIGLVSFIFLHEQIRPIKWLGIMLSLIGVFIIVISKDPTALSMDVNTWKGDLFLLGCVACWVTYSVASKRVISEIGTIHSVFYSLVVGTILLGVTALSTNQANLVNILELSYSQWFSLLFLGVFGSALAYVWYYKGIEKIGATQAGVYIALVPVFGIILGMLLLKEPITLPMIIGGIIVILGIYFCNWSKY, encoded by the coding sequence ATGAAAGAGTCTGCCCTTCTCACTTCACTGATGTTAGTGGGTGTTGCTTTTATTTGGGGAGGAACTTTTATTGCTGGGCGTCATTTATCTGTTAATACACCACCTCTATTATCAGCTTCTATTAGATTTTTAATTGCCAGTGTAACGTTATCTTTTTTTCTACCAAACAAACAAAATAAAAGTTTATTAAATAAAAATACTAAAATAAGAATATTTTTTCTGGGTTTAACGGGAATATTTTTTTATAATATCTGTTTTTTTTATGGCTTTCAATTTATTTCTGCATCAAGAGGTTCTCTAATTGTAGCACTTAATCCTGCTGGAATTGGTTTAGTCTCTTTTATCTTTTTACACGAACAAATAAGACCAATTAAATGGCTAGGAATTATGCTTTCTTTGATCGGTGTCTTTATTATAGTCATCAGCAAAGATCCGACAGCATTAAGTATGGATGTAAATACATGGAAAGGAGACTTATTTCTTCTGGGATGCGTTGCGTGCTGGGTAACTTATAGCGTGGCTTCTAAGCGTGTAATCTCAGAAATCGGAACTATTCATTCAGTATTTTATTCTTTAGTAGTAGGTACTATTTTGTTGGGCGTGACTGCGTTAAGTACAAATCAAGCAAATCTTGTTAATATTTTAGAACTGAGCTATTCTCAATGGTTTAGTCTTTTATTTCTTGGAGTATTTGGTTCTGCCTTAGCTTATGTTTGGTACTACAAAGGAATAGAGAAAATTGGTGCAACTCAAGCAGGTGTTTATATTGCTTTAGTACCTGTATTTGGCATTATTTTAGGAATGTTACTCTTGAAAGAACCTATAACTTTGCCGATGATAATAGGTGGAATAATAGTGATTTTGGGTATCTATTTTTGTAACTGGAGTAAGTATTAG
- a CDS encoding IS630 family transposase, giving the protein MTMKFIYDLSWDTKKILERIYKQSKHHQTRQRAKCLLLSLKGTPIKELMKIFEVTRKTIYNWFSSWEENKLLGRYERAGRGRKPKLTKEQEKQVKEWVKEDPKNLKNVQIKIEKEWDYKISKDTIKRTIKKFDMRWKRMKRGLSKSAAAWELEVKLPKIKELKEQDEKGEIDLRYFDEAGWGMRACIPYGWQEKDEPVILKDVEEKRINVIGVMNVRNELYYEQHEKNINSEMIIRAC; this is encoded by the coding sequence ATGACTATGAAGTTTATTTATGATTTAAGTTGGGACACAAAGAAAATACTAGAACGCATTTACAAGCAAAGTAAGCATCATCAAACAAGACAACGTGCAAAGTGCCTTCTATTGAGCTTAAAAGGAACGCCAATAAAAGAGCTAATGAAAATATTTGAAGTAACAAGAAAGACAATTTACAATTGGTTTAGTTCTTGGGAAGAAAATAAATTGTTAGGGCGGTATGAGCGTGCGGGTCGAGGCAGAAAGCCAAAGTTAACAAAAGAACAAGAAAAACAAGTAAAAGAGTGGGTAAAAGAGGATCCTAAAAATCTAAAGAATGTCCAAATTAAAATAGAGAAAGAATGGGACTATAAAATCAGTAAAGATACAATTAAAAGAACTATAAAAAAGTTTGATATGAGATGGAAAAGAATGAAGAGGGGTCTGAGCAAAAGTGCTGCGGCATGGGAGTTAGAGGTGAAATTACCTAAAATAAAAGAGCTAAAAGAACAAGATGAAAAAGGAGAAATTGATCTGAGATACTTTGATGAAGCAGGCTGGGGAATGAGAGCCTGTATTCCTTATGGGTGGCAAGAAAAAGATGAGCCAGTAATATTAAAAGATGTAGAAGAAAAAAGAATTAATGTAATAGGTGTAATGAACGTAAGAAATGAGTTATATTATGAGCAGCATGAAAAAAATATTAACAGTGAAATGATAATTAGGGCTTGCTGA
- a CDS encoding DUF2442 domain-containing protein yields MLYPKITSARIIENCTLLVHFSNHQSRKYDCKKLLEKTMFSPLKNYAFFKNFQLDSSGSGIIWNDEVDISEYEIWVNGIEI; encoded by the coding sequence ATGCTTTACCCTAAAATAACATCAGCTAGAATTATTGAAAATTGTACTTTATTGGTGCATTTTTCCAATCATCAATCTAGAAAATATGACTGTAAAAAGCTACTGGAAAAAACGATGTTTTCTCCCCTTAAAAACTATGCTTTCTTTAAAAACTTTCAACTCGATTCATCAGGTAGCGGAATTATTTGGAATGATGAAGTTGATATAAGTGAGTATGAAATTTGGGTCAATGGGATTGAAATATGA
- a CDS encoding DUF4160 domain-containing protein produces MPNRATKMVVKWAKIYQSELLKM; encoded by the coding sequence TTGCCTAACAGAGCCACAAAAATGGTTGTAAAATGGGCGAAAATCTATCAATCAGAATTATTGAAAATGTAG